In the genome of Quercus robur chromosome 3, dhQueRobu3.1, whole genome shotgun sequence, one region contains:
- the LOC126719614 gene encoding uncharacterized protein LOC126719614, with protein MWLQMLRDLRNPPQYSWGSACLAWLYRELCRATDRGASQIGGALLLVQYWAWVRFPFLCPRMDLPPDGAYGPPFAPSPLSIKTVWVVSTLNSPAEICLVRYRQLLDCMHPKQVVWQPYEAELAHLPTFCVAGRDVWTARVPLVCFWLVEKHTPDRVVRQFGMVQEPRPPPPPYVDTDEALHAIDLRGKMEVNWRDRHYGHIRVWNTRAQSLCPGARLEGDMSPAHPYFDWYDRVTWRFVDHTSASLIIMVASHKKLLKLYTVGSLEYKHISTILKTVERLHRITAQLPLEDIDGANPEAPEDTGRPSTSSTRASHSHGQRAASHQVVSRADLPPPPRASPPLEFPPPPHASPSPEIPPHTAHAVSDLEISLPTAHASFHPEIPSHTSHTFFDPAHLSFTPPSFDLGPDFSQTPPVMHTQSPSYSIGHIDHVPPHSHSMSFIPTPRLHIDPMSRGTHISFATPSSPAVVGSSVVGSQAKQPAVHVENEQVVGLQSPLPGRPKRTIKAPPCGTGGHKAGHNTGPTQREEPHEGDAVPPPPHTRHYTRQHKRKMH; from the exons ATGTGGTTGCAGATGCTGAGGGACCTTCGGAATCCACCTCAGTACAGTTGGGGGAGTGCTTGCCTTGCATGGCTGTACAGAGAGTTATGCAGGGCAACCGACAGAGGTGCTAGTCAGATTGGTGGGGCCTTGTTGCTAGTTCAGTATTGGGCATGGGTCAGATTCCCTTTTTTGTGCCCAAGGATGGACCTCCCACCAGATGGTGCATATGGCCCACCATTTGCACCTTCTCCATTGTCTATTAA GACTGTGTGGGTTGTGAGCACCTTGAATAGCCCCGCTGAAATCTGTCTGGTCCGGTACCGTCAGCTTTTAGATTGTATGCATCCAAAGCAG GTGGTGTGGCAACCATATGAAGCTGAATTAGCCCACCTGCCTACGTTTTGTGTCGCCGGAAGGGATGTATGGACGGCGAGGGTACCGCTTGTATGTTTCTGGCTAGTAGAGAAACATACACCGGACCGTGTTGTTCGTCAGTTCGGGATGGTACAAGaaccccgcccccccccccccccatatgTTGATACTGACGAAGCCCTTCATGCCATAGACCTGAGGGGGAAGATGGAGGTGAATTGGAGGGACAGACATTATGGCCATATCCGAGTATGGAATACTCGAGCACAATCTCTATGTCCTGGAGCACGACTAGAGGGTGATATGTCGCCTGCTCATCCATACTTCGATTGGTACGATAGGGTGACATGGAGGTTCGTCGACCACACTTCAGCTTCACTTATTATTATG GTTGCCAGTCACAAGAAGTTGTTGAAACTTTATACAGTAGGCAGTCTTGAGTACAAGCATATTTCAACTATACTTAAGACAGTGGAACGCCTTCACCGTATAACTGCTCAACTTCCGTTGGAAGATATCGATGGGGCAAATCCAGAAGCGCCAGAAGATACTGGACGACCAAGCACGAGCTCAACTCGTGCCAGCCATAGCCATGGTCAGCGTGCTGCATCCCATCAGGTTGTCAGTAGGGCAGATCTCCCTCCACCCCCACGTGCATCTCCTCCCCTAGAGTTCCCTCCACCTCCACATGCATCTCCTTCCCCAGAGATCCCTCCACATACTGCTCATGCAGTTTCTGACCTAGAGATCTCTCTACCCACTGCTCATGCATCTTTTCACCCCGAGATCCCTTCACACACCTCACATACATTTTTTGATCCTGCTCATCTTTCATTTACTCCACCATCCTTTGATCTCGGCCCTGATTTCAGTCAAACCCCTCCTGTCATGCACACGCAATCCCCATCGTACAGCATTGGTCATATAGACCATGTACCGCCCCATAGTCACTCCATGTCATTCATTCCCACTCCTAGATTGCATATAGATCCCATGAGTAGGGGCACTCACATTTCATTTGCTACACCCTCCTCCCCCGCAGTTGTAGGATCTTCAGTTGTTGGGAGTCAAGCAAAACAGCCAGCTGTGCATGTTGAGAATGAGCAGGTTGTTGGGTTACAGTCACCCCTACCAGGTCGACCTAAACGTACAATAAAAGCACCTCCTTGTGGGACAGGTGGTCACAAAGCAGGACACAACACTGGCCCCACG CAACGTGAGGAGCCTCACGAAGGAGATGCAGTACCCCCTCCCCCACATACCAGACACTATACGAGACAGCATAAGCGTAAAATGCATTAG
- the LOC126719612 gene encoding uncharacterized protein LOC126719612: MNFAKGLIFANKDAVRRALTIYAAKHNRNFVTSRSTTSRLSVKCSDESCMWYVGAVVKPELGLWMVTSYRGPHNCMPLATALDGRMMDCNFLAEEFVPLLKEKHTATIYHLRHFIKGKYYGHILSYYKIWDAKQRGIVKIFGGWEESYQRLRKLLFAYWDQEPGTRFWFHTIPRDEFGFRHCKPVISIDGTHLYGKYRGVLLIAMTTDANNKVLPLAFAVVDKESGSSWGWFLERLRNALGDVIADKDICIISDRHKGIQSAIANWPRHDDGRQRVVHRYCLRHVASNFNTHFQDATLKSLALKAGYATQESKFELYMQPIKEAEIEALRKKRRTERQESEPDSSIMPYTYLMNEDLDKWTQLHDGGYRYGAMTTNVSECFNGVLKGARGLPIAAMVEFTHCKLVAYFHDRHKEITHELSKDKIHCGGMWMVQSGCLTQNCCGAKVDLWRLGYEMRWMGSGENREAGGQILT; encoded by the exons ATGAATTTTGCGAAAGGGTTGATTTTTGCTAATAAAGATGCGGTGAGACGTGCATTAACAATTTACGCCGCAAAGCATAACAGAAACTTTGTGACTAGTAGGTCGACCACAAGTAGACTGTCTGTGAAATGCAGCGATGAATCATGCATGTGGTACGTTGGGGCAGTTGTGAAGCCTGAACTCGGACTATGGATGGTCACATCTTATAGGGGTCCTCATAATTGTATGCCCCTTGCCACGGCCCTtgatggtagaatgatggaTTGTAATTTTCTAGCAGAAGAATTTGTTCCATTGTTGAAAGAGAAACACACGGCAACAATTTATCACCTTAGACATTTCATTAAAGGGAAGTATTATGGGCATATTCTTTCTTACTATAAGATATGGGATGCGAAACAACGAGGTATTGTAAAGATATTTGGGGGTTGGGAAGAGTCTTACCAAAGGTTGAGAAAGTTATTGTTTGCATACTGGGATCAAGAACCTGGCACCCGTTTCTGGTTTCACACCATACCCAGGGACGAGTTCG GATTCAGACATTGTAAGCCAGTGATCAGTATTGATGGGACCCATTTGTATGGTAAATATCGAGGGGTGTTGTTGATTGCAATGACCACCGATGCCAACAACAAGGTTTTGCCTCTTGCCTTTGCCGTTGTGGACAAAGAGTCAGGGTCtagttgggggtggtttttAGAACGCCTCAGGAATGCACTGGGGGATGTGATAGCAGATAAGGACATCTGTATAATTTCTGACCGACATAAGGGTATTCAAAGTGCAATTGCAAACTGGCCTAGACATGATGATGGACGACAACGAGTAGTTCACagatattgccttcgacatgttgctagcaacttcaacacgCATTTTCAGGACGCCACTTTAAAGTCATTAGCCTTGAAAGCGGGGTATGCTACTCAGGAATCTAAATTTGAGTTGTACATGCAACCTATCAAGGAAGCTGAGATCGAGGCCCTTAGGAAGAAACGGAGAACCGAGCGGCAGGAAAGTGAACCCGACTCATCCATCATGCCATACACATATCTAATGAACGAGGATCTAGACAAGTGGACCCAACTACATGATGGTGGATACCGTTATGGGGCTATGACAACCAATGTCTCGGAGTGCTTCAATGGAGTACTCAAAGGTGCCCGTGGCCTACCCATTGCTGCAATGGTTGAATTCACTCATTGCAAACTTGTTGCGTATTTCCATGATCGACACAAAGAAATTACTCATGAGCTCTCAAAGGACAAG ATTCATTGTGGAGGGATGTGGATGGTCCAAAGTGGGTGCCTGACCCAAAACTGTTGCGGGGCAAAGGTCGACCTGTGGCGTCTAGGATACGAAATGAGATGGATGGGGTCCGGCGAGAACCGGGAAGCCGGAGGCCAGATTCTGACTTGA